A section of the Geoalkalibacter ferrihydriticus DSM 17813 genome encodes:
- a CDS encoding helix-hairpin-helix domain-containing protein — protein sequence MEKQMKELQKLKGIGKVLARRLVESSYDTIGKVASAQEKSLERIEGMHQQKIRSIVAQARNMTGETEKSDHTWTQERREA from the coding sequence ATGGAAAAACAGATGAAAGAGCTGCAAAAACTCAAAGGAATCGGAAAAGTCCTGGCGCGCCGCCTGGTCGAATCCAGCTATGACACGATTGGTAAAGTTGCCTCGGCTCAAGAGAAAAGTCTTGAGAGAATTGAGGGCATGCATCAGCAAAAAATCCGCAGCATCGTCGCCCAGGCCAGGAATATGACGGGCGAAACCGAGAAGAGTGACCACACCTGGACGCAAGAGCGGCGCGAAGCGTAA
- a CDS encoding Thivi_2564 family membrane protein: MPLVEVIIVLIVVGVLLWLVNRFIPMAGSIKMILNAVVVIAVVIWLLKVFGLLDSLSNITVG, translated from the coding sequence ATGCCGTTAGTTGAAGTCATCATTGTTCTGATCGTGGTCGGCGTTCTTCTCTGGCTGGTCAACCGCTTCATCCCCATGGCTGGGTCCATAAAAATGATTTTGAATGCCGTGGTGGTGATTGCCGTCGTTATATGGCTTCTGAAGGTTTTTGGACTGCTAGATTCTCTCTCCAACATCACCGTGGGGTAG
- a CDS encoding BON domain-containing protein yields MLYFQKIFKFMVCLFVVAAFIGCASTDKRSGTGEKFDDTVITTKVKSAIFAEPDLKVLQISVETFKGVVQLSGFVDSAQSVRKAGEVARAVEGVESVKNNLIVR; encoded by the coding sequence ATGTTATACTTTCAAAAAATTTTTAAATTCATGGTCTGTCTGTTCGTTGTCGCTGCATTTATTGGATGTGCATCGACTGACAAAAGATCAGGCACCGGAGAGAAATTTGACGATACGGTCATTACAACCAAAGTAAAATCTGCAATTTTTGCGGAGCCGGATCTGAAAGTTCTTCAGATTAGTGTTGAAACATTCAAGGGTGTCGTTCAGTTAAGTGGATTTGTTGATTCGGCGCAGAGTGTCAGAAAAGCAGGCGAAGTTGCCCGCGCTGTCGAGGGAGTCGAATCGGTAAAAAACAATTTGATTGTCCGATAG
- a CDS encoding CsbD family protein, with translation MSQSAINEFNERGQVLFKDFCWEAAPPYQQAEDLMKSGNQDKAEGKLHEAKGKTKEVAGKIAGNRKLEGEGKAEKVAGKAQGKTGDVKKVFED, from the coding sequence ATGTCGCAAAGCGCAATCAACGAGTTCAACGAACGGGGACAGGTTCTCTTCAAGGACTTTTGCTGGGAAGCCGCCCCCCCCTACCAACAAGCGGAGGATCTCATGAAGTCAGGCAACCAGGACAAAGCGGAAGGAAAACTGCACGAAGCCAAAGGAAAAACAAAGGAGGTCGCGGGAAAGATCGCCGGAAATCGCAAACTCGAGGGCGAAGGCAAAGCTGAGAAAGTCGCCGGCAAGGCTCAGGGAAAGACCGGTGATGTCAAGAAGGTTTTCGAGGACTGA
- a CDS encoding CsbD family protein, translating to MNSSIKDKTQGTFHEVKGKVKEVAGKLSKNKELEAKGKAEIAAGKTQKKVGEVKDAFDE from the coding sequence ATGAATTCAAGCATTAAGGACAAAACGCAGGGAACGTTCCACGAAGTGAAGGGAAAGGTGAAGGAAGTCGCAGGAAAGCTCAGTAAAAACAAAGAACTGGAAGCCAAAGGCAAAGCAGAAATAGCTGCCGGGAAAACACAGAAAAAAGTTGGTGAAGTCAAGGATGCTTTCGACGAGTAG
- the cls gene encoding cardiolipin synthase, with translation MERLEKSVAPTDVLARHTVVVESVSDSPLTKGNQVRLLTDGQETYDAMFEAIESSTHHIHLESYIVEDDETGRQFADLLLQKQAQGVQVNLIYDSLGSINTPSAFFQRLRDGGIQVVEFNPINPMKAQRKWGLTHRNHRKMLIVDGKVAIVGGINISKVYSSGPFHRKKNQVAPIHWRDTDIEIKGPAVAEFQKLFLDTWQNQQGPELAEDNQFPDLKERGPVLVRVLGSAPGQTNRAPFVMYVSAITFARHSVYLTHAYFVPDRQIVKALCAAAERDVDVRIILPGITDSQLALLAQRHHYAPLLKAGVKVYEHGTSLLHAKTAVIDGVWSTVGSTNMDSLSMLHNDEVNAVILSVEFAEEMEKMFAADLANSMQIHWDQWQTRPFLPRIKGWFVNLFSRWL, from the coding sequence ATGGAGCGACTGGAAAAATCGGTCGCTCCAACGGATGTTCTAGCGCGACACACGGTGGTGGTCGAGTCGGTGAGCGATAGCCCGCTGACCAAAGGCAACCAGGTCCGTTTGCTCACCGATGGGCAGGAAACCTATGACGCCATGTTCGAGGCGATTGAGAGCAGTACGCACCATATCCACCTTGAAAGTTACATCGTTGAGGATGATGAGACTGGCAGGCAGTTTGCCGACCTGCTTTTGCAGAAGCAGGCGCAAGGTGTTCAGGTCAACCTTATTTACGACAGCCTGGGAAGCATAAACACGCCCTCGGCTTTTTTCCAGCGTCTGCGCGACGGCGGCATTCAGGTGGTCGAGTTTAACCCGATCAACCCCATGAAGGCGCAGAGGAAATGGGGGCTGACCCATCGCAACCACCGCAAGATGCTGATCGTCGACGGCAAGGTAGCGATCGTCGGCGGCATCAACATCAGCAAGGTGTATTCGAGCGGCCCTTTTCACCGCAAGAAGAATCAGGTCGCGCCCATTCACTGGCGCGACACCGACATTGAAATCAAGGGTCCGGCCGTTGCTGAATTTCAAAAACTCTTTCTGGACACCTGGCAGAATCAGCAGGGGCCGGAACTCGCCGAGGACAACCAGTTTCCCGACCTGAAGGAAAGAGGCCCGGTGCTGGTGCGCGTCCTCGGCAGTGCACCGGGGCAAACCAACCGCGCCCCTTTTGTCATGTATGTGTCGGCCATCACTTTTGCGCGACATTCGGTCTATCTGACCCATGCGTACTTCGTCCCTGACAGGCAGATCGTGAAGGCCCTTTGCGCGGCGGCCGAACGCGATGTTGACGTCAGGATCATTCTTCCCGGAATCACCGATTCCCAATTAGCACTTCTCGCGCAGAGGCATCACTATGCACCCCTTCTGAAGGCGGGAGTCAAGGTGTATGAGCACGGCACGTCCCTGCTGCATGCGAAAACCGCGGTGATTGACGGGGTCTGGTCCACCGTGGGCTCAACCAATATGGATTCTCTGAGCATGTTGCACAACGACGAAGTCAATGCGGTTATTTTGAGCGTCGAATTTGCCGAGGAGATGGAAAAAATGTTTGCCGCAGATCTCGCCAACTCCATGCAAATTCACTGGGATCAGTGGCAAACACGCCCCTTTCTGCCCAGAATTAAGGGATGGTTTGTCAATTTATTCAGCCGGTGGCTGTAA
- a CDS encoding sigma-54 interaction domain-containing protein, with product MAKNKERRPLTPAEDLRRLAEERARLKMAAITPSPSLADAQRLVHELEVHQIELEMQNAELLNTRDELEISRNKYSELFDFAPIGYFVLDAQTRIREINQAGAQMLEIERSLLTDKPFSRFIADDEERRKFTDHLKSVRREQGVHRCEIRIRKNDGTLFHGLLQSDAVTNSDCQEGCILISIMDVTDKWQLRMELQKAHDELESAVRERTAELIRSNAQLSLEIEEHKNARASLKGAYTQIKQLSEKLQEENIQLQMDLSRESNFGEIIGHSNAMQYVFFRIEQVAPQDATVLLLGETGTGKGLVARAIHNRSARKTRPMITVNCTALPGNLIESELFGREKGAFTGASARQMGRFELANGGTIFLDEIGEMPQDLQCKLLRVIQDGEFERLGSPHTIKVDVRIIAASNRNLEEEIRAGRFREDLFYRLNVFPITIPPLRQRKEDIPLLVNYFVAKYNKKIGKKIADVSKETLNTLAQYHWPGNVRELESVIERAIITSQGTTLRIQDRLTGLKKPEGEIDIKALADLERDHILKVLQKTNWRIEGEKGAAILLGLNASTLRARMRKFGLRRN from the coding sequence TTGGCAAAGAACAAAGAACGAAGACCTTTAACGCCGGCCGAAGATTTGCGGCGCCTGGCCGAAGAGCGGGCACGCCTCAAAATGGCCGCAATAACGCCGTCGCCGAGTCTGGCTGATGCACAACGGCTCGTCCATGAACTTGAGGTTCACCAGATCGAGCTGGAAATGCAGAACGCCGAGTTGCTCAACACCCGCGACGAACTTGAAATCTCGCGCAATAAATATTCGGAACTTTTCGACTTTGCCCCCATAGGCTACTTTGTCCTCGACGCCCAGACGCGCATCCGGGAAATCAATCAGGCCGGCGCGCAAATGCTGGAAATCGAGCGAAGCCTGCTGACCGACAAACCATTCAGCCGGTTTATCGCCGATGATGAAGAGCGGCGGAAGTTCACGGATCATTTAAAATCGGTACGGCGGGAACAAGGGGTTCATCGCTGTGAGATCCGCATCAGGAAAAACGACGGTACCCTGTTCCATGGCCTGTTGCAGAGCGACGCCGTAACCAACAGCGACTGTCAAGAAGGGTGCATCCTGATTTCCATTATGGATGTCACGGACAAATGGCAGCTACGCATGGAACTGCAGAAGGCCCATGATGAGCTGGAGTCGGCGGTACGGGAGCGCACCGCTGAGTTGATCCGCAGCAACGCGCAGCTCTCTCTGGAAATTGAAGAGCACAAGAATGCACGCGCGTCTCTCAAAGGTGCCTATACGCAGATCAAGCAGCTCTCTGAAAAGCTCCAGGAAGAGAATATCCAGTTGCAGATGGATTTGTCACGGGAAAGCAATTTTGGTGAGATCATCGGCCACAGCAATGCCATGCAATATGTCTTTTTCCGCATTGAACAAGTCGCCCCCCAGGATGCCACCGTGTTGCTGCTGGGCGAGACCGGCACCGGCAAGGGTCTGGTGGCGCGCGCCATACATAATCGCAGCGCCCGCAAGACCAGGCCCATGATCACGGTCAACTGCACGGCGCTGCCGGGCAATCTGATCGAAAGCGAACTCTTCGGGCGCGAAAAAGGGGCATTCACCGGAGCGAGCGCCCGGCAGATGGGGCGTTTTGAATTGGCCAACGGCGGCACCATCTTTCTGGATGAAATCGGCGAGATGCCCCAGGATCTGCAATGTAAACTGCTGCGGGTGATTCAGGACGGCGAGTTTGAGCGCCTGGGCAGTCCCCACACCATCAAGGTCGATGTGCGCATCATCGCCGCCAGCAACCGCAACCTGGAAGAGGAAATTCGCGCCGGTCGTTTTCGCGAGGATTTGTTCTACCGCCTCAATGTTTTTCCCATCACCATTCCCCCGCTGCGCCAGCGCAAGGAAGACATCCCGCTGCTGGTCAATTATTTTGTTGCCAAATACAACAAAAAAATCGGCAAGAAAATCGCTGATGTTTCAAAAGAAACCCTCAACACCCTTGCGCAATATCATTGGCCGGGCAACGTGCGTGAGTTGGAAAGCGTCATCGAACGGGCGATCATTACCAGCCAGGGAACCACACTGCGGATCCAGGATCGTCTCACAGGCCTGAAGAAACCCGAAGGAGAGATCGACATCAAAGCCCTCGCCGACCTGGAACGCGACCACATCCTCAAGGTGCTGCAGAAAACCAACTGGCGCATCGAAGGGGAAAAAGGGGCGGCGATTCTTCTGGGGCTCAACGCCAGCACCCTGCGCGCCCGCATGCGCAAATTCGGCCTGCGCCGCAATTAA
- a CDS encoding putative quinol monooxygenase: protein MIDVSITLKVPPEKRKEILQTLRAVLGPIRQERGCVSCHCYIDIEADNRIFFREEWKISEDLDTHLQFGHFGVLLGAMKLLPQEPEIRVNTVSSTAGAETPTR, encoded by the coding sequence ATGATCGACGTCTCGATCACGTTGAAGGTGCCGCCGGAAAAGCGCAAGGAGATCCTGCAAACCCTCAGGGCCGTACTTGGCCCGATTCGGCAGGAGAGGGGCTGCGTGAGTTGCCATTGCTACATAGATATTGAAGCGGATAACCGGATTTTCTTCAGGGAAGAATGGAAAATCAGTGAGGACCTGGATACCCACCTGCAATTCGGCCATTTCGGCGTGCTGCTCGGCGCCATGAAACTTCTCCCCCAGGAACCGGAGATCCGCGTCAATACCGTTTCTTCTACCGCCGGAGCGGAGACGCCAACGCGCTAG
- a CDS encoding HPF/RaiA family ribosome-associated protein, producing the protein MQIQVNTGHNIEMQKDRAAEISGVVESSLSHYSDHITRVEIHLSDENSDKKEGYEDMRCMLEARLKGSQPIAVKHQAESLDLAISGAADKLVRLLESTIGRRREQQRRRADPDPSEPDQELAKEL; encoded by the coding sequence ATGCAAATTCAGGTCAACACAGGTCACAACATCGAAATGCAGAAGGACAGGGCCGCTGAGATAAGTGGCGTTGTGGAAAGTTCTCTGAGTCACTACAGCGATCACATCACGCGCGTGGAGATCCACTTGAGTGACGAGAACAGCGACAAGAAGGAGGGCTATGAGGACATGCGCTGCATGCTGGAGGCCCGCCTCAAAGGAAGTCAGCCGATCGCGGTCAAACACCAGGCTGAGAGCCTGGATCTGGCCATCAGCGGCGCCGCAGACAAGTTGGTCCGATTACTCGAAAGCACCATCGGACGACGGCGCGAGCAGCAGAGGCGCAGGGCCGATCCCGACCCTTCGGAACCTGATCAGGAACTTGCGAAGGAGCTATGA
- a CDS encoding putative quinol monooxygenase, whose product MIEANIRINVPPSKRLDFLQTLQAALEVVRQEPGCLSCNCFTDVEEENAFVFKEVWDTREDLETHMQSVIFNALIGALSQLENKPEIRFNTISSSVGLESFDSERSSTLPGHKELLPSLSSILNGDSPARH is encoded by the coding sequence ATGATTGAAGCCAACATAAGGATTAACGTACCACCCAGTAAGCGTTTGGACTTTCTACAAACCTTGCAAGCGGCGCTTGAGGTCGTTCGACAGGAACCGGGGTGTTTAAGTTGCAACTGTTTCACCGATGTGGAGGAGGAAAACGCATTTGTCTTCAAGGAGGTGTGGGATACGCGTGAAGATCTCGAAACTCACATGCAGTCCGTTATATTCAACGCATTGATCGGCGCCTTGAGCCAGCTTGAAAATAAGCCGGAAATCCGATTCAATACCATTTCCTCCTCGGTTGGGTTGGAATCATTTGATTCTGAACGCTCGTCCACGCTCCCTGGGCACAAAGAGTTACTTCCTTCACTCAGTTCGATATTGAACGGTGACAGTCCAGCGAGACACTAA
- a CDS encoding lmo0937 family membrane protein, with protein MVWTIAIVLVVLWALGLVSGYTLGAFIHLLLVIALILVVVGFVSGRKAH; from the coding sequence ATGGTGTGGACAATCGCAATTGTACTGGTCGTTCTGTGGGCGCTGGGTTTGGTGAGCGGCTATACGTTGGGTGCATTTATTCACCTGCTGCTCGTCATTGCCTTGATCCTTGTGGTGGTGGGCTTTGTTTCAGGCCGAAAGGCTCATTAA
- a CDS encoding BON domain-containing protein gives MKTFQYLALIMASAAVLVFSSPVQASDLDNRIEKSAKESHVFKTFLKDADIEVKSRDGVVTLTGTVTEESHKALATETVANISGVKSVDNKLELKGERPAEMSDTWIMMKVKSTLLYHRSVSGLKTEVDVQDGIVTLQGEADNQAQIDLTTEYARDIEGVKKVINKMTVARDAKKEDDRKADKTAAKDARKDDKQSDKTAAKDARTVGDKIDDASITAMVKATLATHRSTSALRTKVETKDGVVTLSGKANNAAELYLATKLAQDVNGVQEVNNQMTVD, from the coding sequence ATGAAAACATTTCAATACCTGGCTCTTATCATGGCATCGGCAGCAGTGCTGGTGTTCAGCTCTCCGGTCCAGGCCTCGGATCTGGACAACCGCATCGAAAAGTCAGCCAAAGAGTCCCATGTGTTTAAAACCTTCCTCAAGGATGCGGATATCGAAGTCAAGTCCAGAGACGGCGTCGTCACCCTGACGGGAACCGTCACCGAGGAATCTCACAAGGCCTTGGCCACCGAAACAGTGGCGAACATTTCCGGGGTCAAGAGTGTGGACAACAAGCTGGAACTCAAAGGGGAGCGCCCCGCTGAGATGTCGGACACGTGGATCATGATGAAAGTCAAATCCACTCTTCTGTACCATCGCAGCGTGAGCGGCCTCAAAACCGAGGTTGACGTCCAAGACGGCATCGTCACGTTGCAGGGCGAAGCGGACAATCAAGCACAAATTGACCTGACGACTGAATATGCCAGAGATATTGAAGGGGTCAAAAAGGTTATCAACAAGATGACCGTGGCCAGGGACGCAAAAAAAGAAGACGACAGGAAAGCTGACAAGACCGCAGCGAAAGATGCCCGCAAGGACGACAAACAGAGTGACAAAACCGCCGCGAAGGATGCCCGCACTGTCGGCGACAAAATTGATGACGCCTCCATCACCGCCATGGTCAAGGCGACGTTGGCGACTCACCGCTCAACCAGTGCCCTCAGAACCAAGGTCGAGACGAAAGACGGCGTCGTTACCTTGAGTGGCAAAGCAAACAATGCGGCTGAATTGTATCTGGCCACCAAACTCGCCCAGGATGTAAACGGCGTGCAAGAAGTAAACAACCAGATGACCGTCGACTAG
- a CDS encoding AsmA family protein: MAKTLKIILGVFGGLIALLVVATLALFLFVDAGAYKPQLEAIGSRALGMDVHVEGQVDMGLFKGLNFTLENVRVVNRDSEVAAIAEVRAGIEILPLLKNEVRLRKVALIQPRIHIERDVDGVFNFEKTKTDKPDRIEQVLEFSNVSLANASLHFTDRHSGLEFAAKDCSLELDHLRRATGQRADLLKNLSLTAELACGEFSANDVTATDLTLSVQGQDGIFDVDPIRMDLFGAQGSGSLHGDFAGEDPLYSVRYSLPQFQIEEFFKTLSAEQAAEGLLDFSANLSMQGNTLPQLKQTAEGKILLEGENLTLTGIDLDGVFSRFESSQNFNLIDVGAFFFAGPLGLAVTKGYNFAKIFQGSGGRTDIQTVISEWQIQGGVANAADVAMATNENRVALQGELDFVNNQFNDVIIALIDGQGCAMVQQRIHGSFREPVVDQPSFLKTLAGPAIELFEKARSLFPGGECEVFYTGSVAAPN; the protein is encoded by the coding sequence ATGGCAAAGACACTTAAAATCATTCTCGGGGTCTTCGGCGGACTGATCGCTCTACTTGTCGTCGCTACCCTGGCGTTGTTTCTTTTTGTTGACGCAGGCGCCTACAAGCCCCAGTTGGAAGCAATCGGATCAAGGGCTCTAGGGATGGACGTCCACGTCGAAGGGCAGGTGGACATGGGCCTTTTTAAGGGCTTGAATTTCACTCTCGAAAACGTGCGCGTGGTCAACCGGGATTCCGAGGTTGCCGCCATTGCTGAGGTCAGGGCCGGGATTGAGATTCTCCCTTTGCTTAAAAACGAAGTTCGGCTCAGAAAGGTTGCTCTCATACAACCGCGGATTCACATCGAGCGGGATGTTGACGGAGTTTTCAATTTCGAAAAAACGAAAACCGATAAGCCCGACCGCATAGAGCAGGTTCTGGAATTCTCGAATGTGTCTCTTGCCAATGCCAGTCTTCACTTCACAGACAGACACTCAGGGCTGGAATTCGCAGCGAAAGATTGCAGCCTTGAGCTTGATCACCTGCGGCGTGCAACCGGACAGCGCGCTGATCTCTTGAAGAATCTTTCCCTCACGGCAGAACTCGCCTGCGGGGAATTCAGCGCCAACGATGTCACGGCGACTGACTTGACGCTTTCGGTCCAAGGGCAGGATGGAATCTTCGACGTTGATCCGATCAGGATGGATCTTTTCGGAGCGCAAGGCTCGGGGAGCCTTCATGGCGACTTTGCAGGTGAGGATCCGCTCTATTCGGTTCGGTATTCCCTGCCGCAGTTTCAGATCGAGGAGTTCTTCAAAACACTCTCGGCGGAACAGGCCGCGGAGGGCTTACTGGATTTCTCCGCGAATTTGTCCATGCAGGGAAATACGTTGCCGCAGTTAAAGCAAACCGCCGAAGGAAAAATTTTACTGGAGGGAGAAAACCTGACGCTGACCGGCATCGATCTTGATGGGGTGTTCTCGCGTTTTGAGTCCAGCCAGAACTTCAATCTCATCGACGTCGGCGCGTTCTTCTTTGCCGGGCCCTTGGGCTTGGCTGTCACCAAGGGATATAATTTTGCAAAAATTTTTCAGGGATCGGGTGGCCGCACAGACATTCAAACGGTGATCTCTGAGTGGCAGATCCAAGGCGGGGTCGCAAATGCCGCTGATGTCGCCATGGCGACCAACGAGAACCGCGTTGCCCTACAGGGAGAGCTCGATTTCGTCAACAATCAGTTCAATGATGTCATCATCGCACTGATCGACGGCCAGGGTTGCGCCATGGTGCAACAGAGAATCCATGGCAGCTTTCGCGAGCCGGTGGTGGACCAGCCGAGTTTCCTCAAAACCCTTGCCGGGCCGGCTATCGAATTGTTCGAGAAAGCCCGCAGCCTTTTTCCGGGAGGAGAGTGCGAAGTGTTTTACACAGGCTCCGTGGCGGCGCCGAATTGA
- a CDS encoding DUF3309 family protein yields the protein MIGTIVLIIVILLLLGALPTWPHSRSWGYFPSGGLGLILLILLLLMLTGRL from the coding sequence ATGATCGGGACAATCGTGCTCATCATCGTGATCTTGCTGCTTCTGGGCGCGTTGCCGACCTGGCCCCACAGCAGAAGCTGGGGATATTTCCCCAGTGGGGGACTGGGCTTAATACTTCTGATTCTCCTTCTCTTGATGCTTACCGGCAGACTTTAG
- a CDS encoding sensor histidine kinase produces the protein MAGPRLNKGIQDAADLRRLAEEKLRLAKGGFQKPPPDQDARRLVHELQVHQIELQMQNNELRQSRDELEAANIELDAFNHTLAHDLRQHLMTINGYCQVIQSLDSTERAEKTTEYLEEIYQGSLAMSRLIDTLLDFSSVANGEVHRQSVDLSAIAKSLVKEQILAADACRCTFHVTPGIRADADPDLLRVVLNNLIGNAYKYAGNRAGVVIEFGVTSVDGKRACFVRDNGPGFDMAYADRLFLPFQRLPGTALEGHGIGLATVERIVRRHGGRVWAESEKGQGATFFFTLD, from the coding sequence ATGGCTGGTCCGAGATTAAATAAAGGCATTCAGGATGCCGCTGACCTACGCCGTCTGGCGGAGGAAAAGTTGCGTTTAGCCAAAGGGGGATTTCAGAAACCACCCCCAGACCAGGATGCGCGCAGGCTTGTCCACGAACTCCAGGTTCACCAGATCGAACTGCAAATGCAGAATAACGAGCTGCGCCAGTCCCGCGACGAACTGGAAGCGGCCAACATCGAACTGGACGCCTTCAATCACACCCTTGCCCACGACCTGCGCCAACATCTGATGACCATCAACGGCTATTGTCAGGTCATCCAGAGCCTGGACAGCACGGAGCGCGCCGAAAAAACCACGGAATATCTTGAGGAAATCTACCAGGGCAGCCTGGCCATGAGCCGACTCATCGACACCCTGCTCGATTTTTCCAGCGTCGCCAACGGCGAGGTGCACCGGCAATCCGTCGACCTGAGCGCCATCGCCAAATCCCTGGTGAAGGAACAGATCCTGGCGGCCGATGCTTGCCGCTGCACCTTCCACGTCACCCCGGGAATCCGGGCCGACGCTGATCCGGATCTGCTGCGGGTGGTACTGAACAACCTCATTGGCAATGCCTACAAGTACGCCGGCAACCGCGCGGGCGTGGTGATTGAATTCGGCGTAACCTCTGTTGACGGAAAGCGAGCCTGCTTTGTGCGGGATAATGGACCGGGCTTCGACATGGCGTATGCCGATCGGCTGTTTCTTCCTTTCCAGCGTCTCCCCGGCACGGCCCTTGAGGGTCACGGCATCGGGCTGGCCACCGTGGAGAGGATTGTCAGGCGCCACGGCGGCAGGGTGTGGGCCGAAAGCGAAAAGGGCCAAGGCGCAACCTTCTTTTTCACCCTCGACTAA